The Armatimonadota bacterium genome includes a region encoding these proteins:
- a CDS encoding SpoIIE family protein phosphatase — protein MKRSIFLILVAVSTAVLLLAAAGESHLRGQPQLYTAVYWFGGLVAIAVFGIMLSGYYLHSRRIFLYLGAGFLAAGVMDVWIALSFSIPGHDAIRSQTGYAIWMASRLTLGTLAVVGFIRHRTPALRSRSALEVATFTASAVLWASILIFLASTFPLGRFFSARGVSPIVNAVCTVLFAVACVGYSRASVHRGNLLVAWMTYGFMFATFGQLAIGLAKNPVGLLFGFSNVMKVLGYLTPLAGLLAEQSRLQRRLHRQSSEFYGLMQAQQAVVETSDPLKAFQKIVEAAKASLDAQAACLMVHDRARNILEIAAHTGFDNEVAEALIFRPAEGAFGSAFATKATIALFEISEDSALTGKLGDSVGLASVVCAPLVVKGEATGVLGLFFEKPTKLTKEQMRVLDAFAGQAGLAIENLQVRGQAKDSLKAISERTKELEIVYEVSQAITSKLELHELVDTLAEKLKSSVQAHACSVLLFEPDNDSLRILGHNKLSRYVAVEGHVDQCDMVAVSVAKEGKARLIANVPNSLHCKYPDLAGDDGGKHHLLSVPMFSQGVSIGAINVFRRGDEPFGEREKRLMTLLANVVAVGIANSRRYEYQKRIADSLQSTFAPKLEIIPAGTEVYTLYRPGMSESDLGGDFYDIIHLGGPKYALVIGDVAGKGLDAAVYTGMSRYMVQAYSHEDPDPVSVITRVNNALCRYTPTSKFVTMIYGVFNAETREFTYVNAGHELPLLFRQLEGNIERLNTSGPAVGALTEAEYASSAVILSPGDALVFYTDGATDARKEGKFLGTEGLEKIVASELRRNIGDPAEGIFEGINSYANGYLRDDVAILIVKVRKPGSLF, from the coding sequence ATGAAGAGATCCATATTCCTAATCCTAGTTGCTGTGAGCACAGCAGTACTGTTATTGGCTGCTGCTGGGGAGTCGCATTTGCGCGGTCAGCCGCAACTATATACTGCCGTCTATTGGTTCGGCGGCCTTGTCGCCATTGCTGTCTTTGGGATTATGCTCTCTGGGTATTACCTCCATTCACGGAGAATCTTCCTCTACCTCGGTGCAGGTTTTCTAGCAGCGGGCGTCATGGATGTTTGGATTGCGCTATCTTTCTCCATCCCTGGACACGATGCAATTAGGAGCCAAACAGGATATGCCATTTGGATGGCCAGCCGCCTAACGCTGGGCACCCTTGCGGTAGTTGGATTTATAAGACATCGAACGCCTGCCCTCAGGAGCCGAAGTGCGCTTGAGGTCGCTACTTTCACAGCTAGTGCTGTCCTTTGGGCATCAATTCTCATTTTTCTTGCTTCCACATTTCCACTCGGGAGGTTCTTCTCCGCAAGAGGTGTGAGCCCAATTGTAAATGCGGTCTGCACAGTGCTTTTCGCAGTCGCATGTGTTGGATACTCCAGAGCTAGCGTCCATCGTGGAAACCTTCTTGTTGCATGGATGACCTATGGTTTTATGTTTGCAACATTTGGCCAGCTTGCAATAGGATTGGCAAAGAATCCTGTAGGGCTTCTTTTCGGTTTTTCCAACGTTATGAAGGTTCTCGGCTACCTGACGCCGCTCGCTGGTCTTCTTGCAGAGCAGTCCAGGCTTCAAAGACGCCTTCATCGGCAGAGCAGCGAATTCTATGGACTTATGCAAGCTCAACAGGCCGTTGTTGAAACGAGTGATCCTCTTAAGGCATTCCAAAAAATTGTTGAAGCAGCGAAAGCATCCCTTGATGCACAAGCTGCTTGCCTAATGGTGCACGACCGAGCACGAAATATATTGGAAATAGCCGCTCATACCGGTTTTGACAATGAAGTGGCAGAGGCCCTAATTTTCAGACCAGCCGAGGGAGCCTTTGGCAGTGCCTTTGCCACAAAGGCGACAATCGCACTTTTTGAAATTTCAGAAGATTCAGCTCTGACAGGAAAGCTTGGAGATAGCGTAGGTTTGGCATCTGTTGTTTGTGCGCCCCTGGTTGTGAAAGGTGAGGCGACTGGCGTTTTGGGGCTTTTCTTCGAAAAGCCTACCAAGCTTACGAAAGAGCAAATGCGAGTTCTCGATGCTTTCGCTGGGCAAGCTGGACTTGCCATAGAAAACCTGCAGGTTCGTGGACAAGCAAAGGATTCGCTCAAGGCAATTTCCGAGCGGACTAAAGAATTGGAGATTGTCTATGAAGTTAGCCAAGCTATCACATCAAAACTTGAACTTCATGAATTGGTTGATACACTTGCAGAAAAGCTGAAGTCGAGTGTCCAAGCTCATGCGTGCTCGGTTCTATTGTTTGAGCCGGACAATGATTCTTTGCGGATACTGGGGCATAATAAGCTGTCGAGATATGTAGCGGTTGAAGGCCATGTGGACCAATGTGACATGGTTGCAGTCTCGGTGGCCAAGGAAGGGAAGGCAAGGCTGATTGCCAATGTGCCGAATAGCTTGCATTGCAAATACCCTGACCTTGCAGGAGACGATGGCGGCAAGCACCATCTGCTTTCTGTGCCGATGTTCTCACAGGGTGTATCAATTGGCGCAATTAATGTTTTTCGGCGCGGCGATGAGCCGTTTGGAGAGCGAGAAAAGCGCTTGATGACCTTGCTTGCTAATGTTGTTGCAGTAGGAATAGCAAATTCGCGTCGATATGAGTATCAGAAAAGAATCGCAGACAGCCTACAGAGTACTTTTGCGCCAAAGTTAGAGATTATACCTGCTGGGACTGAAGTCTATACTTTGTATCGCCCAGGGATGAGCGAGTCTGACCTTGGCGGCGATTTCTATGACATCATTCATCTTGGCGGGCCCAAGTATGCGCTTGTAATTGGTGATGTGGCTGGCAAGGGACTCGATGCGGCGGTTTATACGGGAATGAGCCGGTATATGGTACAGGCTTATTCACACGAAGATCCAGACCCTGTATCGGTAATAACAAGGGTGAACAATGCGCTGTGCCGGTACACTCCCACCAGCAAGTTTGTAACAATGATCTATGGTGTCTTTAATGCAGAGACAAGGGAATTTACGTACGTAAATGCTGGCCATGAGCTTCCGCTTCTTTTTAGGCAGTTGGAGGGAAACATCGAAAGGCTCAACACCTCCGGGCCAGCAGTTGGGGCGCTAACTGAGGCAGAGTATGCCTCAAGCGCTGTCATTCTTTCGCCGGGAGATGCACTTGTGTTTTATACAGACGGTGCAACTGATGCGCGCAAGGAGGGGAAGTTCCTCGGGACAGAGGGTTTGGAGAAAATCGTTGCATCAGAACTACGACGCAATATTGGCGACCCAGCTGAGGGGATATTCGAAGGAATAAATTCCTACGCGAACGGTTATCTTCGCGACGATGTGGCTATTCTTATAGTTAAAGTTCGCAAACCTGGCTCATTGTTCTAG
- a CDS encoding Gfo/Idh/MocA family oxidoreductase: MKGLIAMAGRMNRREFLETSGKAALGVGLGVAVAEALATPTYAQKPKVSPNDKIVVGCIGMGGMGMVNMRGFMSNPDVEVAAVCDVDSNNLKNAAKAVNEKYGRLPLAVKDFRHVLDRKDIDAVVISTPDHWHALPFIMACEAGKDVFCEKPISHDIVEGKAMVAAAKYFKRVCQINTWQRSVGFFRQAIDFVRSGKMGKISICRAWVCGPGGLGKNPIEDPPPHLDWDFWCGPAPKVPYHDTYHPGMWRLYYDFGTGMSGDWGVHMIDIVLLGMNEWHPLEVAAYGGKLRCAPDDDRTTPDTMIAIYKFSNWILQWEIHVGGEGLDGGGGHGAEFIGEKGKLIVDRSGIKWHPYGDHPGPEEAGKDQGGDAPHRWADANHIRNFLENIRTRGKCTSDIETMHYTTACCHLSNIAYLHGKSIKWDGEKGVIVGDKKAMEVQCYQREYRKPWKLPMYKI, encoded by the coding sequence TTGAAAGGATTGATTGCAATGGCCGGACGTATGAACCGAAGAGAATTTTTGGAAACAAGTGGCAAAGCAGCACTGGGTGTCGGCCTCGGGGTGGCGGTGGCGGAGGCGCTTGCAACCCCCACTTACGCCCAAAAGCCGAAGGTTTCTCCTAACGACAAGATTGTGGTTGGCTGCATTGGGATGGGCGGTATGGGCATGGTAAATATGCGCGGTTTCATGAGCAACCCTGATGTAGAGGTTGCCGCCGTATGCGATGTGGACTCAAATAATCTCAAGAATGCCGCAAAGGCAGTCAATGAAAAATATGGCAGGTTACCACTTGCTGTTAAAGATTTTCGGCATGTGCTCGACCGCAAGGATATTGATGCAGTTGTTATAAGTACCCCAGATCATTGGCACGCGCTTCCATTCATAATGGCATGCGAGGCAGGTAAGGATGTCTTTTGTGAAAAGCCAATCTCACACGACATCGTTGAGGGCAAAGCAATGGTTGCGGCCGCCAAATACTTCAAGCGCGTATGCCAAATTAACACTTGGCAGCGAAGTGTGGGGTTTTTTCGGCAGGCGATAGACTTTGTTCGGTCGGGCAAAATGGGCAAAATAAGCATCTGTCGCGCATGGGTCTGCGGTCCAGGCGGTCTTGGCAAGAATCCAATTGAGGACCCACCTCCACACCTTGATTGGGACTTTTGGTGTGGTCCCGCCCCCAAGGTGCCTTATCATGACACGTATCACCCCGGCATGTGGCGGCTTTACTATGATTTTGGCACAGGGATGAGCGGCGATTGGGGAGTCCACATGATAGACATTGTCTTGCTTGGCATGAATGAGTGGCACCCCCTTGAGGTAGCGGCTTACGGTGGAAAGCTGAGGTGTGCGCCGGATGATGACCGAACGACGCCTGATACCATGATAGCAATTTATAAATTCTCGAACTGGATACTCCAGTGGGAAATACATGTTGGCGGCGAGGGTTTGGATGGCGGCGGCGGCCACGGCGCAGAATTTATCGGTGAAAAAGGAAAGTTAATCGTTGACAGGAGCGGGATTAAGTGGCATCCTTATGGCGATCATCCAGGGCCAGAGGAAGCTGGTAAAGATCAAGGTGGTGATGCACCTCATCGCTGGGCAGATGCAAACCACATTCGCAATTTCTTGGAGAACATTCGCACTCGGGGCAAGTGCACCTCAGATATCGAGACAATGCATTACACGACGGCGTGTTGCCACCTCTCGAACATTGCCTATTTGCACGGAAAAAGCATCAAATGGGACGGCGAAAAAGGCGTCATTGTAGGCGATAAGAAGGCGATGGAGGTTCAATGCTATCAGCGCGAATATCGAAAGCCTTGGAAGCTCCCAATGTATAAGATTTGA
- a CDS encoding SIS domain-containing protein — protein sequence MAFLNEVKEKSKVLRDLTAFYQRDEGRSLLEKLWAMASRRPRSFIFTGMGTSEFVSQVLVEYLSRKSPVPFIFWEAGELLHYGIESIRDDDVVIAVSQSGESIETRRITEHLSYHLRLVAVTNNPESYMARYSRVNLPMLAGKEASISNKTYSNSMALMLLIGRALIGEDYDEVFADLEQVANEMDRFLAERQNEIAQAAGLLRDATFVYFISRGPSLAAARQAGLTYQEGVRIFTSVLPGGSFRHGPFEIVGQGHYAIMFASDGHGGDLVRNMALEMAELGSKVVLFTSKNAGEHKNLLNIVLMPAAPELFPLACALPQELLLYHMAADRGWEAGVFQRGSKVTLRE from the coding sequence ATGGCGTTTCTTAATGAGGTAAAGGAGAAAAGCAAGGTTCTACGTGACCTAACAGCTTTTTACCAACGAGATGAGGGCCGTAGCCTTTTGGAAAAGCTATGGGCAATGGCCTCTCGAAGGCCGAGAAGCTTTATATTCACTGGCATGGGTACTTCCGAATTTGTTTCCCAGGTATTGGTTGAATACCTATCTAGGAAGTCGCCTGTGCCTTTTATTTTTTGGGAAGCCGGCGAACTGCTCCACTACGGTATCGAAAGCATTCGAGATGATGATGTTGTCATTGCTGTGTCGCAATCTGGTGAGAGCATAGAAACGCGTCGCATTACCGAACATCTTTCCTATCACTTACGGTTGGTGGCGGTTACAAACAATCCTGAAAGCTATATGGCACGCTACTCTAGAGTTAACCTTCCAATGCTTGCAGGCAAGGAGGCATCTATTTCGAATAAGACCTATTCAAACAGCATGGCTCTAATGCTCCTTATCGGGCGGGCATTGATTGGAGAAGATTACGATGAGGTATTTGCCGACCTTGAACAAGTTGCTAATGAAATGGATCGGTTTCTTGCCGAGCGTCAGAATGAAATCGCCCAGGCCGCAGGGTTGCTTCGGGATGCGACTTTTGTGTACTTTATATCTCGCGGGCCATCCCTTGCAGCTGCTAGGCAAGCTGGCTTGACCTACCAAGAAGGTGTGCGTATTTTTACCTCAGTCCTTCCAGGCGGAAGTTTTCGCCATGGGCCCTTCGAGATAGTAGGGCAAGGACACTACGCAATTATGTTTGCCTCCGATGGGCATGGCGGCGACTTGGTAAGAAACATGGCACTTGAGATGGCAGAACTTGGTAGCAAAGTTGTTTTATTTACGTCCAAAAATGCCGGTGAACATAAAAACTTGTTAAATATTGTGCTGATGCCTGCAGCTCCCGAACTTTTCCCACTTGCATGTGCCCTCCCTCAAGAACTTCTTCTTTACCATATGGCCGCAGACCGAGGATGGGAAGCAGGCGTTTTCCAACGTGGAAGTAAGGTAACTTTGCGAGAATAA
- a CDS encoding tetratricopeptide repeat protein: MRKSIATRISHKKAQYLGALTIVVLTAAAYIPAMQADFVWDDDVYVTKNPLVIFPGGLTKIWFSLDSPSQYFPLVYSMFRVEYTLWGLNPVGYHVVNIALHIMNALLVWVVLSYLRVRGSWLAAVLWALHPVNVESVAWITERKNTLSTLFYLLAVIAWGKFIDKETKRAWGYYILSIGLYALALFAKTTACTLPIALFLIWWLQRNRAIEGQPHGLNHNLVGKHEATAPSFANDGMVRRIIQLVPFLVLGFTMGLISIWWEQHHQGTAGQEFAFTPVERLLIASRAIWFYIAKLIWPARLAFSYPRWEINASDPNQYIWIVACIVAVVVLWIWRRSLGKESLAAIIFFVSALAPTLGFISIYTFKYSFVADHYQYVACIGPIALFSGAIVSRFKACNILRNVIPAVIILVLAILTWRQAHIYRDEEVLWRDTIAKNPGSSMAYNNLANYLANKQRLDEALVIFGEVLKRRPKDPNSYYNIAGVLMAQGYIEQAKEWYLKSLEIDPSFGRSHANLAVILNMEGKISEAISHLQKAAASVPNNPEIRYNLACLLAEQGDLGGAIEQYREAIRLAPWMVEAQCHLGQNLLRIGRVKEAISHFETALRFKPDYLEAQSALEEARDLLVKENNR, encoded by the coding sequence ATGCGAAAATCCATTGCCACACGAATTAGTCATAAGAAAGCACAATATCTAGGCGCATTAACTATTGTTGTCCTAACGGCTGCTGCTTACATTCCGGCAATGCAGGCTGATTTTGTTTGGGATGATGACGTTTATGTCACGAAGAATCCGCTTGTAATATTTCCTGGCGGTTTAACGAAGATATGGTTTTCGCTTGATTCCCCATCTCAATATTTCCCGCTCGTCTACTCAATGTTTCGAGTCGAATATACCCTTTGGGGGTTGAACCCAGTCGGCTACCATGTAGTGAATATAGCACTTCATATCATGAATGCACTTCTCGTTTGGGTTGTATTGAGCTATCTTCGGGTTCGAGGTTCATGGCTTGCCGCTGTCCTTTGGGCTCTCCACCCAGTGAATGTAGAGTCGGTCGCTTGGATAACTGAACGAAAGAACACGCTTTCCACGCTTTTCTACCTCCTGGCAGTAATTGCCTGGGGAAAATTCATAGATAAAGAGACCAAACGTGCTTGGGGATATTACATCCTATCCATAGGTTTGTATGCGCTTGCGCTTTTTGCAAAAACAACTGCGTGCACTCTTCCCATAGCTTTGTTTCTAATATGGTGGTTGCAGAGAAATAGAGCAATTGAGGGTCAACCACATGGGCTTAATCATAATTTGGTTGGCAAGCATGAAGCAACCGCTCCAAGCTTTGCTAATGATGGCATGGTGAGAAGGATAATCCAGTTGGTTCCATTTTTGGTGCTGGGATTTACAATGGGGCTTATCTCAATATGGTGGGAGCAACATCATCAGGGCACAGCAGGGCAGGAATTTGCATTCACCCCTGTTGAGCGTCTCTTAATCGCCAGCAGAGCCATCTGGTTCTACATAGCCAAACTTATATGGCCCGCCCGATTAGCGTTTAGTTACCCAAGATGGGAAATCAACGCATCCGACCCAAATCAGTATATTTGGATTGTAGCATGCATAGTTGCCGTGGTTGTGCTGTGGATATGGAGACGGTCGCTAGGTAAAGAATCGTTAGCTGCTATTATCTTTTTTGTGTCAGCCCTTGCGCCAACTCTGGGTTTTATTTCCATTTATACATTCAAGTACTCATTTGTTGCGGATCATTATCAGTATGTTGCTTGCATAGGCCCCATAGCGCTCTTTAGTGGGGCAATCGTGAGCAGATTTAAAGCATGTAATATTCTGAGGAATGTAATTCCGGCTGTCATCATTTTAGTGCTTGCAATCCTTACTTGGCGGCAAGCCCACATCTATAGGGATGAAGAAGTTCTCTGGCGTGATACAATTGCAAAGAACCCAGGAAGTTCAATGGCTTACAATAATCTTGCGAACTATCTAGCAAACAAGCAAAGGCTTGATGAAGCGCTCGTGATATTCGGAGAAGTACTCAAACGCAGGCCAAAAGACCCCAATTCCTACTACAACATTGCTGGCGTTTTAATGGCTCAAGGGTATATTGAACAGGCAAAGGAATGGTATTTAAAGTCGCTAGAAATTGATCCTAGCTTCGGTCGTAGCCATGCCAACCTGGCAGTCATATTGAACATGGAAGGGAAGATTTCCGAGGCAATCTCTCACCTGCAAAAGGCGGCGGCTTCCGTCCCAAATAATCCTGAGATACGATATAATCTTGCCTGTTTGTTAGCAGAACAGGGGGACCTAGGGGGAGCCATTGAACAATACCGCGAAGCTATTCGCTTGGCTCCGTGGATGGTTGAGGCGCAATGTCATCTAGGGCAAAATCTGCTTCGTATTGGCAGAGTAAAAGAAGCTATCTCTCACTTTGAAACAGCCCTTCGCTTTAAGCCTGATTACCTCGAAGCCCAAAGTGCTCTTGAGGAGGCTAGAGATTTATTAGTAAAAGAAAACAACCGCTGA
- a CDS encoding right-handed parallel beta-helix repeat-containing protein, translating into MKDTFFAALFLLTLCSFTNADFYVAPNGNDENPGTKSKPFATLERARDAIRVLKESVGLPSGGITVWIRGGDYQRDSVFQLTAEDSGTKESPVVYRSYFGERVRLIGGRKIKGFKPLSKQYDPSILPSIQPKARSKIFTINLRKLGVSDLGRLSPRGFGRASTPAHLELFFNGMPMTLARWPNDAWAKIADVPNGPQGGKFTYHGSRPSRWSKAADIWLHGYWTWDWADSYVKVRAIDTRAKEIITEEPHGVYGYKAGARYYALNLLEELDQPGEYYLDHVSGILYFWPPGPLDEAEVMVSLLEQPIMRLENVQHLTVRGLTFECTRGNGIEIKGCSDVLIAGCTLSNIGNTAVIITGSIRSGVLSCNLSHIGDTGISIACGDRQTLSPGRCFAVNNYIQYFSRWTRTYHPAISLHGVGNRAAYNLMCNAPHSAILFGGNDHIMEFNEVHHVCMETSDAGAFYAGRDFSWQGNVIRYNFFHHMGTADVRSVYLDDNLSGVRVYGNVFYKAKTGVCIGGGRNNVVENNIFVDCEPSVHIDNRGQNWAKPTVDGYMKQQLEAVPYRELPWKERYPMLLTIYDDDPGTPKYNKIERNISFGGKWLNIYSKNYDSTISIKDNLVDVDPCFVDAASMKFQLRDNSPAFELGFKRIPIEKIGLYKDKYRRVLPPK; encoded by the coding sequence ATGAAAGATACGTTTTTCGCTGCTTTGTTTCTCCTCACTTTGTGCAGTTTTACTAATGCAGATTTCTACGTTGCGCCAAATGGTAATGACGAAAATCCCGGGACAAAATCGAAGCCATTTGCCACCCTTGAGCGAGCCCGAGACGCAATCCGCGTCCTCAAAGAGAGTGTAGGCCTTCCGTCGGGAGGAATAACAGTATGGATAAGAGGTGGCGATTACCAGAGGGACAGTGTATTTCAACTGACTGCCGAGGATTCAGGTACAAAGGAATCGCCCGTTGTCTATCGGTCTTACTTTGGTGAAAGAGTTCGTTTGATTGGCGGGCGAAAAATCAAAGGATTTAAGCCTCTGAGTAAACAATATGATCCGTCAATTCTTCCGTCAATTCAGCCGAAGGCTCGCAGCAAAATATTCACAATCAATCTTCGGAAGTTGGGAGTGTCTGATTTAGGAAGGTTGTCACCCCGAGGTTTTGGGAGGGCTTCAACTCCTGCACACTTGGAGCTGTTTTTTAACGGGATGCCCATGACCCTTGCGCGCTGGCCCAATGACGCTTGGGCGAAGATTGCCGACGTTCCGAATGGTCCCCAGGGCGGGAAATTCACCTATCATGGAAGCCGACCTAGCCGATGGAGCAAGGCGGCGGATATTTGGTTGCATGGTTATTGGACGTGGGACTGGGCGGATTCCTATGTTAAGGTGAGGGCGATTGATACGCGGGCGAAAGAAATTATTACCGAAGAGCCCCACGGAGTGTATGGGTATAAGGCTGGTGCCAGGTATTATGCGCTAAACCTGCTTGAGGAGCTAGATCAACCTGGTGAATACTATCTCGACCATGTATCCGGAATCCTTTACTTCTGGCCGCCAGGTCCTCTCGACGAAGCTGAGGTAATGGTTTCGCTTCTTGAACAGCCAATAATGCGGCTGGAAAATGTGCAACATTTAACTGTTCGCGGGCTCACGTTTGAATGCACCAGAGGCAATGGGATTGAAATCAAAGGGTGTTCAGATGTCCTAATCGCAGGTTGCACCCTTTCAAATATTGGAAATACAGCTGTAATCATTACAGGCTCTATTAGAAGCGGCGTGTTGTCATGCAATCTTTCGCACATCGGCGATACTGGAATTTCAATCGCATGCGGTGACCGTCAAACGCTTAGCCCTGGCCGGTGCTTTGCCGTGAATAACTATATTCAATACTTCAGCAGATGGACGAGGACATACCATCCGGCCATTAGCCTCCATGGAGTTGGCAATCGTGCGGCATATAACTTGATGTGCAATGCACCCCATAGCGCCATACTGTTCGGCGGAAACGATCATATAATGGAGTTTAACGAGGTGCATCATGTTTGCATGGAAACCAGCGACGCCGGTGCCTTTTATGCTGGCCGTGATTTCTCTTGGCAGGGGAACGTGATAAGATACAACTTCTTCCACCATATGGGCACGGCCGACGTCCGCTCAGTATATCTTGACGACAACCTAAGCGGGGTGCGAGTTTACGGCAATGTCTTCTACAAAGCGAAGACGGGAGTGTGCATAGGCGGTGGTCGGAATAATGTAGTGGAAAACAATATCTTCGTGGATTGTGAGCCGTCGGTGCATATAGACAACCGTGGCCAAAACTGGGCAAAGCCGACTGTTGATGGGTATATGAAGCAACAACTTGAGGCAGTGCCATATAGGGAATTACCCTGGAAGGAACGTTACCCCATGCTTCTCACGATTTATGATGATGACCCTGGTACGCCGAAGTATAATAAGATTGAGCGCAACATCTCATTTGGCGGCAAGTGGTTGAATATCTATAGCAAAAATTATGATTCTACTATCTCGATTAAGGATAACCTGGTAGATGTTGATCCCTGCTTTGTGGATGCCGCCTCAATGAAATTTCAACTCAGGGATAATTCGCCTGCTTTTGAGCTTGGTTTCAAGCGTATACCCATTGAGAAAATAGGACTCTATAAGGATAAGTATCGCAGAGTCCTGCCGCCAAAGTAG
- a CDS encoding sugar isomerase domain-containing protein has product MLAKNYIQTLHSLLNRIADEQMANIRRAGEMIADTWASGGAVFITDMGHGVASELTGRAGGLMALRRFGFSMHLDNPIADCQRNRPRSEPIEVDLEQIRTAVRTSQLRAGDLVLVGSVSGRNKWPIEVAMECRRLGVKVIVLTSLEYTSQVNSLHPSGKKLADVGDLVIDICAPYGDASQEVDGLPVKVLPVSGIGFITILWMICGEAIEKMLEKGLRPHVYMSNNRDDGPEFNERELAEYNKVGY; this is encoded by the coding sequence ATGTTAGCAAAAAATTATATTCAGACCCTCCACAGCCTACTTAATCGCATTGCCGATGAGCAGATGGCGAACATCCGTAGAGCAGGCGAAATGATAGCCGATACTTGGGCTTCGGGTGGAGCCGTGTTCATTACCGACATGGGGCATGGGGTTGCCTCCGAGCTTACTGGTCGAGCTGGGGGTTTAATGGCGCTGAGGAGGTTCGGCTTCTCCATGCACCTAGACAATCCAATTGCCGATTGTCAACGCAACCGCCCGAGAAGTGAGCCTATTGAGGTGGATTTAGAACAGATTCGCACAGCAGTTCGCACTAGCCAACTAAGAGCAGGCGACTTGGTGCTCGTCGGTTCGGTCTCAGGGCGGAACAAATGGCCGATTGAAGTGGCGATGGAATGCAGGAGGCTCGGAGTTAAAGTCATAGTTCTCACATCGTTGGAATACACATCGCAGGTCAATTCTTTGCATCCCTCGGGCAAGAAGCTCGCAGATGTTGGCGACCTTGTCATCGACATATGCGCTCCGTATGGCGATGCTTCCCAGGAAGTGGATGGGCTCCCTGTAAAAGTCCTTCCAGTTTCGGGCATTGGGTTTATTACCATCCTTTGGATGATTTGCGGAGAGGCAATCGAGAAGATGCTCGAAAAAGGGTTGCGGCCACATGTTTATATGAGCAACAACCGCGACGATGGCCCTGAGTTTAACGAAAGGGAGCTTGCCGAATACAACAAGGTGGGCTATTAG